The sequence GAGCAGGTCGGGCTCGCCTACGCCGGCTGGGACCGGCTGCTGACCAGGGTGGCGCTGCCCGCCTGGCGCATGGGCCGCTGGCCGTCCCGGCTGGACGCGGGCGTGGTGGCGGCGCTCACCGAGCTGTCCCGCCGCGACCGGCTCGCCGAGGGCTTCGCCTCCCGGCTCGGCGAGCGGCCGGCCTGCGACCTGCTGGAGGAGCCCGGCACGGTGGACGAGGCCGCGTCCCTGCTCGCCGCCCGCCTCTTCCACGGCGGCCCCGCCGAGCCGTGTACCGACTGGGCGCCGGTCGACTGGCAGGCGTACCCGGAGGAGGTCGTGGACCGCACCTGGCGCGTCGACGCGGCCCGTCTGCACCGGGCCCTGGACTCCCTGGGCGTCCGCCCCGCCCCGGCCCCCGGCACCCGCGACCCGGGCGGCCCCACCCTGGCCCGGGTCCTGCACCACCTCACCACCGCCTCCGAAGCCGACGACGACCCGGCGCCACGGCCCGGAGCCGACGGAGAACCGGCGCAAGAGGCCACCCAGCCGAAGCCGACCAGCCCAGAGCCCCAGACCGCCCCGCAGACGGCCGACGACAGCCCAGAGCCCCAGACCGCCCCGCAGACGGCGGACGTCAGGCCGAGGCCCCAGAGCGGCCCACAGGCCCCCGACGGCAAGCCTTCCGCACCGTCCACGGCCGGCGAGGTCCCGGCCCGCACGGACACGACCCCGGCCCCCGCCACCACCGAAAGCCCTTCCGAGCACGCCATCCCGCAGACACCCGCCAACGGGCACCCAGCACAGGCACCCAACAGTGGGCCCCCGGCCCAGGCAGCCCACTGCGAGCCCCCTCCGCAGGGACCCGTAGTCGAGCCCCCCGAACCCCCCCTCCCGCAATCCGTCAACGACGAGGACTCCTCGCAAGGGCCGTCCGTCCTCGGCGACGTCACTCGCTCGGGTGGTACGGGTGAGCGCGAGGTAGACGTCGAGGTCGAGGGTGAGGCGGAGCCCGGCACCCCCCGCAGCGCCGCCCTGGCCGCCCTCCTCACCGCCGAGCTGGCCCGCGAGGAGGCCCGCGCGCAGCAGGCGCAGAAGGCCCGCAAAGGCGCCGCCGGCGCTCACCAGGGCCCCGACGGCGCCGGGTGGGCCCCCGGTGACTACGGCCTGCCCCCGTTCCCGCTCCAGCCCCACCGCACCGCCCGCGAACTCCTCGCCGACCACGTCACGGCGATGGTGTGCTGCGCCGCCGTGGACACCGCGGGCGCGGTCCCCGCCCTGGACTGGCTCGACGGCCCCTCCCTGCTGCTGGACGGCGAACGGGCCGCCGACCTCGCGCCCAAGGTGCTCACCCTGATCGAGGACGGCGACCCGCGCCCCCTGCGCGACTGGCTCACCGCGTTCGGGATACGCCCCGAGAAGCCCGTACGGCTCGTGTGATCCTGCTGCGGCCGGTCACCGCGGCCGCACCCCGGCAAGCCGCCTCCGTTCCCTCCCCCGTAGCGGAAACGCGACTTCCACTTCAGGTCAATTCGCAACGAGTAGTGACTAACCCCGTGCGTAATGTGATGTGCTGGGACCGACCACGCCTTTGGCAATGGCGCGCGACATACGACAGCGCGGCCGAGCACGGCGGAGTACCACCGCTCAGCGGACACCACCGAGACAGACACGGGGGATGAGGGAGGGGAGCGACCATGGCCTCGGACCACATTCGCCGCTGGGAGTCCGGAGCACTCGCGCATGGCGTCACGGATCCCTTCGGCCAGGGCCCGGTGCCCTGGCTGCGCGGCAGCGAGCCGTACATCGACGACTACGGCAAGGTGATGCCCTGGTACGTCGACGCCTGCCCGCAGGCCGCCGAGGGAACCGGCCGCCGCGCCCCCGCTCCCCGCACCTCCTCCTCCGGCCCCCGCTCGGCCGACGACGTGCACCGCCAGATCAAGGGCTTCACCTCCAGCGGCGCGGTCACGCCCGGCGAGGCGATCGACTTCCACATCACGGTCGACCCGCCGCAGGAGTTCTTCGTCGACATCTACCGCATCGGCCACTACGGCGGCGACGGCGCGGCGAAGATCACCACCAGCCCCCGCCTGTCCGGCATCGTCCAGCCCCCGCCGCTGACCGCCGACCGCACCGTCTCCTGCCACCACTGGTGGCTGTCCTGGCGCCTCCAGGTGCCCTCCTACTGGAGCATCGGCGCCTATGTGGCCGTCCTGACCACCGCCGACGGCTACCGCTCCCACGTGCCCTTCACGGTCCGCGACAGCCACCCCGCCGATCTGCTCCTGCTGCTGCCCGACGTCACCTGGCAGGCCTACAACCTCTATCCGGAGGACGGCCACACCGGCGCCAGCCTGTACCACGCCTGGGACGAGCACGGCCGGCTCCTCGGCGAGTCCGACGCGGCCACCACGGTCTCCTTCGACCGGCCGTACGCGGGCGCGGGCCTGCCCCTGCACGTCGGCCACGCCTACGACTTCATCCGCTGGGCCGAGCGCTACGGCTACGACCTCGCCTATGCCGACGCCCGCGATCTGCACGCCGGCCGGATCGACCCGACCCGTTACCGGGGCCTGGTCTTCCCGGGCCACGACGAGTACTGGTCGGTGCCGATGCGCCGGGCCGTCGAAGAGGCCCGCGACCGGGGCACCTCGCTGGTCTTCCTGTCCGCCAACACCATGTACTGGCAGGTGGA comes from Streptomyces sp. SCL15-4 and encodes:
- a CDS encoding N,N-dimethylformamidase beta subunit family domain-containing protein, with the translated sequence MASDHIRRWESGALAHGVTDPFGQGPVPWLRGSEPYIDDYGKVMPWYVDACPQAAEGTGRRAPAPRTSSSGPRSADDVHRQIKGFTSSGAVTPGEAIDFHITVDPPQEFFVDIYRIGHYGGDGAAKITTSPRLSGIVQPPPLTADRTVSCHHWWLSWRLQVPSYWSIGAYVAVLTTADGYRSHVPFTVRDSHPADLLLLLPDVTWQAYNLYPEDGHTGASLYHAWDEHGRLLGESDAATTVSFDRPYAGAGLPLHVGHAYDFIRWAERYGYDLAYADARDLHAGRIDPTRYRGLVFPGHDEYWSVPMRRAVEEARDRGTSLVFLSANTMYWQVELGPSPSGVPDRLLTCRKRKGPGRPVLWREIDRPEQELVGIQYAGQVPEPRPLIVRNGGHWLWEATGAHEGDEIKDLVAGEADRYFPRTALPEHDERILLAHSPYTDADGVLRHQETSLYRAPSGAWVFASGTFAWSPALDRPGHVDTRVQRATANLLDRICKRD